The sequence below is a genomic window from Actinomycetota bacterium.
GCACCGTCGCACCCGGCCACGATCCGCGGCGGGTGGTCGTGCACTGGAGCGCCCGCCGCGGCGGCCGCTACCTCGACCCGTTGACGCTCCTGGACGCCGGATCGTGGCGCCCTGCGCTGGTCGGGCCCGGCGCGACCGTCGTCACCGATCTCCCCGACGTCCCCAGCTACGCCCCGTGGCCCGGGCGCGCGCGAGGGCTGGCGGGGCGCCTGGGGCTGGTGGCAGGGTCGCCCGTCGCCGAGCACGCCGGGTGGGTCCTGCCCCCCAACCCCAACCACGTCATCGGTGTGGCCGGGCTCGGCAGCAGGAGCGGGGGGAAGACCAAGAAGCCGCTGGACCTCACCCACCTGGGGTACGACCCGCAGGACGTGACCTACTTCAGCTACGCCGGTCGCCGCCCCGGCGCCCCCGCCGACGGATCGGGTGACCAGCTGTCCTACGGCCCGCAGCACACCTTCCTCGGGGTGGAGCGCGCCGCCCGGCGCCTCCGCGACCAGCTGCGTGCCCACGCGCGAGCCAACCCCGGACAGGCGGTGGATCTCGTGGGCCACTCCATGGGCGGCATCGTCGTGCTGCACTACCTGCTGACCCTGCACGATCCCGCCAACCCGACCCTGCCGCCGGTCGCCCACGCCGTGACGCTCGCCTCGCCGGTCCAGGGAGCCGACCTGGCCACCGCCGTCCGCTTGGCCGCCACCGACGCCATGCTGCGATCCGTGATCGACGGGGTGGCCCCACTGGTCGGGTTGCCGCGACACGACGACCAGGCGCTGCGCGACCTGGCGGTCGCCTCGCCGCTGGTGCGCGAGCTGGCGTCGGCCTGGGAACAGGCGCTGCGTGACCGCTGGGGCGGGCCGCTCGCGGCCGGGACGCAGGTGCTGACGGTCGGAGGGTCGCGTGACGTGACCGTCCCCGAGCACCGCAGCGAACTGCCCCGCGCCCCTCACGTCGTCCTACCGGGCGACCACCAGCGCATGCGCGAGACCGAGGCCAGCCGCCTCGTCATCCGCGCCTTCCTCGCCGACCGGCCCGTGCCCGGCCAGCCCGGCGGGCTCGGGCACTGGCTGTCGTACCCGGTGGGATGGGGCGAGCAGCTGACCGGTTTCGCCCTGGCCACCATCCCCGGCCCGCCCTTCCCGGGGATGGTGGCGGGGCCGCTGGGCAGCAGCTAGCCTCACGTCGGCCCCGTTCGCGGGACCCGTCATGACACGCGCCCGTCGACGGGCGGCCCCGACCCCTGGCCGGGAGCTGTCGGCGAGTCCGTCCGACGCCGCCGGAACCGCGCCGTGGACGGTCGGCCGACAGGCGCTCCTGGCGAAGCGCCCGGTGACGCGGGCGAGGCCAACCGAACGAGAGGGACGATTCCACATGGCCGTCGTCACCACACGCCAGCTGCTCGAAGCTGGCTTCCACTTCGGGCACCAGACCCGGCGCTGGAACCCGAAGATGAAGCGCTTCATCCACTCCGAGCGCAACGGCATCTACATCGTCGACGTGCGCCAGACGATCCAACGTCTCCAGGAGGCCTACGCCTTCACGCGCGACCTGGTGTCGCGCGGCGGCACCGTGCTGTTCGTGGGGACCAAGCGGCAGGCCAAGGAACCGATCGAGTACCACGCCACCCGCGTCGGGATG
It includes:
- a CDS encoding peptidoglycan DD-metalloendopeptidase family protein is translated as PYVAPVDGAVVRHFDRPHARWGRGHRGVDLAATDGEAVATAGDGTVAFAGTVAGRTWVSVDHPDGIRTAYGPLTTVEVVPGQRVDQGQRVGTVAPGHDPRRVVVHWSARRGGRYLDPLTLLDAGSWRPALVGPGATVVTDLPDVPSYAPWPGRARGLAGRLGLVAGSPVAEHAGWVLPPNPNHVIGVAGLGSRSGGKTKKPLDLTHLGYDPQDVTYFSYAGRRPGAPADGSGDQLSYGPQHTFLGVERAARRLRDQLRAHARANPGQAVDLVGHSMGGIVVLHYLLTLHDPANPTLPPVAHAVTLASPVQGADLATAVRLAATDAMLRSVIDGVAPLVGLPRHDDQALRDLAVASPLVRELASAWEQALRDRWGGPLAAGTQVLTVGGSRDVTVPEHRSELPRAPHVVLPGDHQRMRETEASRLVIRAFLADRPVPGQPGGLGHWLSYPVGWGEQLTGFALATIPGPPFPGMVAGPLGSS